Below is a window of Methanobacterium sp. Maddingley MBC34 DNA.
ATGTAATACCTTTTATATATAAGTTATGATTAAGGGAATAAAACTTATGAGTTAGATACAAGAAATTAAAGGGATGTAGGAAAAAGATTTAAACATAAAATACGGAAAATATACGGTTAAAACCATATAAAAATTATTTTATTCAAAGTTTTTAAAAAAATAAATAAATTCAATAATAAAATCTAATTAATCAAAAAAAAGGTACTAAAATGCGTATTGTTCACCAAGATGGCAAAAGAGGAATTATAGAGTTATTTCCCGAAACTCTGGATGATCTCTGGCATCTTTCCCACCTCATAGAACCAGGAGACCTGGTCTCATCTAGAACCACCCGCCGTATACAGGACACCACAGGGGAACGCCTGCGCAGTGACCGTGGCATAAAAAAAACATTTTTCATGGGCATAAGAGTTGAAAGCATTAATTTCCATAAGTATACAGGGAAACTCCGGGCAAAAGGTGTTATTGAGAAAGGACCGGAAGATCTGGTTTCACTTGGTTCACATCACACCCTGGATTTGAAGCTTAACAATTCTGTAAAGATACAAAAAGAAAGATGGTCTCGCTGGCACCGAAAACGGATCAAAGAAGCCATAGATGCCTCAAAAATACCAAAAGCACTGGTAGTTGTAATCGAGGATGATAATGCAGATATGGGTATTCTGCGCCAGTACGGGGTGGAATATTACGGGCCAATCATTGGAGGGATATCAGGAAAGAGAATGGTTCAAAAAAACCGCCAACAGGTGATTAATAATTTTTACGAGGAAATTGTAAGTACCATCAAAAAATTCGAAGGAATTGAAGGCATGGTCATTGCGGGACCTGGTTTTGGTAAAAATGATTTCTACCAGTTTATAAGTCAGAAATATCCAGATATTGCCCACATCTCGCGACTGGAAAGCACCGGTGCCGGGGGTAGATCAGGAATCCATGAGGTGCTGCAGAAGGGTATACTGGAGGAGATGGCCACTGAAGGCCGTATAGCTCAAGAAATACGAATGATGGCTCGTGTTCTGGAGGAAATTGGTAAAACTTCCAATCTGGTAACCTACGGGAAAAAAGAAGTTAAAACTGCTGCAGAAGCAGGGGCAGTTAATGAGTTACTGGTTATTGATGAGTTACTCCGGGAACGAGATGTAGAAAAGATCATGGACCTTACTGAGAACCTGGGAGGTAAGGTTATGGTCCTGAGCAGTGAACATGATGGGGGGAAGCAGCTCAGTGCCCTGGGTGGAGTGGCTGCTTTATTAAGGTACGCATTGAAATA
It encodes the following:
- a CDS encoding putative translation factor pelota (PFAM: eRF1 domain 3; eRF1 domain 2; eRF1 domain 1~TIGRFAM: putative translation factor pelota), which codes for MRIVHQDGKRGIIELFPETLDDLWHLSHLIEPGDLVSSRTTRRIQDTTGERLRSDRGIKKTFFMGIRVESINFHKYTGKLRAKGVIEKGPEDLVSLGSHHTLDLKLNNSVKIQKERWSRWHRKRIKEAIDASKIPKALVVVIEDDNADMGILRQYGVEYYGPIIGGISGKRMVQKNRQQVINNFYEEIVSTIKKFEGIEGMVIAGPGFGKNDFYQFISQKYPDIAHISRLESTGAGGRSGIHEVLQKGILEEMATEGRIAQEIRMMARVLEEIGKTSNLVTYGKKEVKTAAEAGAVNELLVIDELLRERDVEKIMDLTENLGGKVMVLSSEHDGGKQLSALGGVAALLRYALK